The segment atcgACGATCTAGTGAGGACATCGTAGTTCACTGTTTTACGCGCGCGACTGTCCCCGACATCCACGATGGTGACGCTGGTCTCAGTCGCGTAAAGAGAGTAGTAACGCTCGAAATGCTGCGGAGTGACCGACTTGCGATTCCACGCCGATAGCTCGGACTTGTCGAACTCGCGCACGCAGACAAGCATGACAGAATGGCTCCTTTCAACACAACAGAATCGGGGCGTTTTCTGTTCGTGTTCACATGTTCGTTACGCGTATGCTCTCtcaaacgcacacacagcgacCGCAGCCTCACGGGGACGActtgcgcacacacacatgccaAACACCAACAGAAGCAAAGAggggtgagagggaggggagaaggtggGTGATCGAGTGGAGCAGGGTGGGAGGAGCAGATGGGGGGGCGTCCACTGATTGGCCAAACCGCCTAGGCTCGACAGCTGCACTTGGACTCCGCACTCCGTCAATGGCCCCCGGCGCGTCTGCAGGAGGAGACAAGGCTGAGATGAGGAAACGCAAAAGTACACCAGCGCTGCGAGACACTCGTCTGACGTTCAAATGGCAACGTTTGGGTGCGCGCTTGGGGAGAGACACGTACGGCGACATCGACGCCCACGCACTCCATAAATTCAACGTAGAGCGCCTGTGTAGATTCCTAGTGAATGGCAAGGCTGCGGCTGAGAacgaaggggtgggggggcaATGACCCAATTCACATGGgcgaggaaaacaaagaggagTAAaagaccacacacacacacacacacgtacggGCACAACGTGTGATCTGAGAGGCAGGCAAGTCGCCGCTTTGCCCAACTgcactgtgcgtgtgcctgcgtgtcagTCTATATACATTGAGGGCGGCACACAGAGAGGTGCCCTCATGGTCaagcacaacaacaacactaTCGCCCCAGCTAACACGGAATCTACTGctcgaaaaagagagcaacagAGAAGCAAGAACGTATAGAGCAGTGAGTGCGGCAGACGCCCCACAtgcacgcgcgcagcgtCCGGCAATCCCTACACTGTCTTCCACAACAACACGGAAAGCTGTCCAACGTGGAGATAGATGAAATTCTTGGCCTCGTGCTCGACATCGGCACCGAAGTGACGGCCCACTATACAGTGCCATGTGGGGAAGTAGCGCTTGTCAAACTCGCGCTTGATGTGCGCAGCCATGTCCTTCTCTAGGTGATGCTCCTTGATGGCTTTGGTGGAGATTTCTACGGCATCGGCCTGCATCTCCGGACTAATGTCCGCCAACTTGATGTCCGTCTTCCGCTCGCTCATTTTCTGTCGCTACAGAAAGCGAAGTGTGCCAAGCCGATAGCCGTGTCTGTGCCCGTTGTGGCGtctgttctccctctctctctgttggcCTTATCGCTCACCACTTCTTCAatgtggcgccgccgcagagaGCTCAGATaagtgtgtatgtggggggagtgtggagaagggagg is part of the Leishmania braziliensis MHOM/BR/75/M2904 complete genome, chromosome 25 genome and harbors:
- a CDS encoding putative Dynein light chain 1, cytoplasmic; this translates as MSERKTDIKLADISPEMQADAVEISTKAIKEHHLEKDMAAHIKREFDKRYFPTWHCIVGRHFGADVEHEAKNFIYLHVGQLSVLLWKTV